One segment of Neobacillus endophyticus DNA contains the following:
- the metK gene encoding methionine adenosyltransferase — protein sequence MSTKRRLFTSESVTEGHPDKICDQISDSILDAILEKDPNARVAAETSVTTGLVLVAGEITTSTYVDIPKIVRETIKGIGYNRAKYGFDSETCAVLTSIDEQSPDIAMGVNQALEAREGQMSDEEIEAIGAGDQGLMFGFACNETKELMPLPISLAHKLSRRLTEVRKEEILPYLRPDGKTQVTVEYDENDKPVRIDTIVISTQHHPEITLEQIQRNVKEYVINPVVPKELIDENTKYFINPTGRFVIGGPQGDAGLTGRKIIVDTYGGYARHGGGAFSGKDPTKVDRSAAYAARYVAKNIVAAGLAEKCEVQLAYAIGVARPVSISVDTFGTGRVSEDLLVELVEKNFDLRPAGIIKMLDLRRPIYKQTAAYGHFGRVDVDLPWERTDKAETLKEQANI from the coding sequence TTGTCAACAAAACGTCGTTTGTTCACTTCTGAATCAGTAACTGAAGGTCATCCGGATAAAATCTGTGACCAAATTTCTGATTCCATTTTAGATGCTATTTTAGAAAAAGATCCTAATGCCCGTGTTGCTGCTGAAACTTCAGTTACAACAGGGTTAGTCCTCGTAGCAGGTGAAATTACCACTTCTACATATGTAGATATTCCAAAAATTGTCCGTGAAACAATTAAAGGGATTGGTTACAATCGTGCAAAATACGGATTTGACTCTGAAACTTGTGCTGTTTTAACATCTATTGACGAACAATCTCCTGACATTGCTATGGGTGTCAACCAAGCTCTTGAAGCCCGTGAAGGTCAAATGTCTGACGAAGAGATTGAAGCAATTGGAGCGGGGGACCAAGGATTAATGTTTGGTTTCGCATGTAATGAAACGAAAGAGTTAATGCCTCTTCCGATTTCACTTGCCCATAAGCTATCCCGTCGTTTAACTGAAGTGCGAAAAGAAGAAATTCTTCCTTACTTGCGTCCAGATGGAAAAACTCAGGTAACTGTTGAGTACGATGAGAATGACAAACCTGTACGCATTGATACAATTGTTATTTCTACTCAGCACCATCCGGAAATTACACTGGAGCAAATTCAACGCAATGTTAAGGAATATGTAATCAATCCAGTTGTTCCAAAAGAACTAATCGATGAAAATACAAAATATTTCATTAACCCGACTGGCCGTTTCGTTATTGGCGGACCACAAGGAGATGCTGGCTTAACAGGCCGTAAAATTATTGTTGACACTTATGGTGGTTATGCACGCCATGGCGGCGGTGCCTTCTCTGGTAAGGATCCGACGAAAGTTGACCGCTCTGCAGCTTATGCAGCTCGCTACGTGGCAAAGAATATAGTTGCAGCCGGCCTTGCTGAGAAATGTGAAGTTCAGCTTGCATATGCAATTGGTGTTGCAAGACCAGTTTCCATTTCTGTCGATACTTTCGGTACTGGAAGAGTAAGCGAAGATTTATTAGTTGAGTTAGTAGAGAAAAACTTCGACCTTCGCCCTGCAGGAATTATTAAAATGTTGGATTTAAGACGTCCAATCTACAAACAAACAGCTGCCTATGGTCATTTTGGCCGTGTAGATGTGGATCTTCCTTGGGAACGCACAGATAAAGCTGAAACTCTAAAAGAACAAGCAAATATTTAA
- the pckA gene encoding phosphoenolpyruvate carboxykinase (ATP) yields MNSVHIPTDVKQLLKGNNLQVQLSVPQLVEKILMRNEGTLTSTGAVRAETGKYTGRSPKDKYIVVEESTKDKIAWTSNQQISEEKFTNLYHKVVDYLRQKDELFVFKGFAGADKKSRLSIQVINELAWHNLFVHQLFIRSTEEELVNHESEFTVISAPHFKANPAVDGTNSETFIIISFERKIVLIGGTEYAGEMKKSIFSVMNYLLPENQIFSMHCSANVGNEGDVALFFGLSGTGKTTLSADPNRKLIGDDEHGWSSNGVFNIEGGCYAKCINLSREKEPQIYDAIRFGTVLENVIINPETRVADYDDGSLTENTRAAYPIDAIENIVLPSVAGHPHTIVFLTADAFGVLPPIAKLTKEQAMYHFLSGYTSKLAGTERGVTSPEATFSTCFGAPFLPLPATRYAEMLGEKILEHNVNVFLVNTGWTGGEYGVGSRMKLAYTRAMVQSALEGELNNVETVKDEIFGLNIPLHIAGVPDEVLQPNKTWADQIAYENKAKELAAKFRENFKKFTNISEDIILKGGPVA; encoded by the coding sequence ATGAATTCTGTTCACATTCCAACTGATGTAAAACAATTACTAAAAGGAAATAATCTTCAAGTACAATTATCCGTTCCCCAGTTAGTTGAAAAGATTTTAATGCGTAACGAAGGAACGTTAACATCTACAGGCGCTGTGCGTGCGGAAACAGGAAAATATACAGGTCGTTCTCCTAAAGATAAATATATCGTTGTTGAGGAATCAACAAAAGACAAAATTGCATGGACTTCAAATCAACAGATTTCTGAAGAGAAATTCACCAATCTTTATCATAAAGTGGTCGATTATTTAAGACAAAAAGATGAACTCTTTGTTTTTAAAGGATTTGCAGGTGCTGACAAAAAATCAAGATTATCCATTCAAGTCATAAATGAATTAGCCTGGCATAATTTATTTGTCCATCAGCTTTTCATACGTTCGACTGAAGAAGAGTTAGTAAATCATGAGTCAGAATTCACAGTCATCAGTGCGCCGCATTTTAAAGCGAATCCCGCAGTTGATGGTACTAATTCTGAAACTTTTATTATCATATCATTTGAGCGTAAAATCGTCTTAATTGGCGGTACCGAATATGCTGGTGAAATGAAAAAATCCATTTTCTCCGTGATGAATTATTTACTGCCTGAAAACCAAATTTTCTCCATGCACTGTTCAGCCAATGTAGGAAATGAAGGTGATGTTGCCTTATTCTTTGGTTTATCAGGAACAGGAAAAACGACATTATCAGCTGATCCAAATCGTAAACTAATTGGTGATGATGAGCATGGATGGTCATCAAACGGAGTGTTTAATATTGAGGGCGGCTGCTATGCGAAATGTATCAACCTATCCCGTGAAAAAGAACCACAAATCTATGATGCCATCCGTTTCGGAACGGTTTTGGAAAATGTCATCATTAATCCTGAAACACGTGTTGCAGATTACGACGACGGATCGCTCACAGAAAACACCAGAGCTGCATATCCGATCGATGCAATTGAAAATATCGTACTGCCAAGCGTTGCCGGACATCCGCATACGATTGTGTTCTTGACTGCTGATGCCTTTGGGGTACTGCCTCCAATCGCAAAATTAACCAAAGAGCAGGCGATGTATCATTTCCTAAGCGGTTACACATCCAAGCTTGCAGGGACAGAACGTGGCGTTACTTCGCCTGAGGCTACATTCTCCACATGCTTTGGAGCACCGTTCTTACCCCTTCCAGCAACTCGTTATGCTGAAATGCTAGGGGAAAAAATATTAGAGCACAATGTGAATGTTTTTCTTGTAAACACAGGCTGGACTGGCGGAGAATACGGCGTAGGCAGCCGAATGAAGCTAGCCTACACGAGAGCCATGGTTCAATCTGCTCTTGAAGGCGAACTGAACAACGTTGAAACAGTAAAAGACGAAATTTTCGGCTTAAATATCCCGCTTCATATTGCCGGTGTGCCTGATGAAGTACTTCAGCCTAATAAAACATGGGCAGACCAAATAGCATATGAAAATAAAGCAAAAGAATTAGCGGCTAAATTCCGTGAAAACTTCAAAAAGTTTACAAACATTTCCGAAGATATCATTTTAAAAGGCGGTCCAGTCGCTTAA
- a CDS encoding alpha/beta hydrolase family protein, translating to MEYNGEIVEIQRFPSPNPNVELKIITYLSGGLRVKGMLAEPKFTKVCDGFLYLRGGIKNVGKVRPARIAQFAQEGFIVFAPFYRGNQGGEGNEDFAGDDRMDAFSAFLLLKSLPDVEKVHVMGFSRGGVMALLTGIQFPEAASVVTWGGVSDMSLTYMERKDLRRMMKRVIGGTPGKFPERYQFRTPLYELDTLEASVLIIHGVKDHNVSIEHAYRLERRLKALDKQVESWYFEEFTHYFPPVVNRKVVSDLTKWMKNHHQK from the coding sequence ATGGAATATAATGGTGAAATTGTGGAAATCCAACGTTTTCCTTCGCCCAATCCAAATGTGGAATTGAAAATTATTACGTACCTTTCTGGAGGGCTTAGGGTAAAGGGGATGTTGGCCGAACCAAAATTTACTAAGGTGTGCGACGGATTTCTTTATTTACGCGGCGGAATAAAAAACGTCGGGAAAGTCAGACCGGCAAGAATTGCCCAATTTGCCCAAGAAGGATTTATTGTGTTTGCTCCGTTTTATCGCGGAAATCAGGGCGGGGAAGGGAATGAAGACTTTGCGGGCGATGATAGAATGGATGCGTTCTCGGCCTTTTTATTATTAAAATCGCTCCCCGATGTGGAAAAAGTCCATGTTATGGGCTTTTCGAGAGGAGGCGTGATGGCTTTGCTGACGGGAATTCAATTTCCAGAAGCAGCATCGGTTGTCACTTGGGGCGGAGTATCAGATATGTCGTTGACGTATATGGAACGTAAAGATTTACGGAGAATGATGAAGCGGGTTATTGGTGGTACTCCAGGAAAATTTCCAGAGCGGTATCAATTTCGAACCCCGTTATATGAATTGGACACGCTTGAAGCTTCTGTATTGATTATCCATGGGGTGAAGGACCATAATGTTTCTATCGAGCATGCATACCGGCTTGAAAGAAGACTGAAAGCCTTGGACAAACAGGTGGAAAGCTGGTATTTTGAGGAATTCACTCACTATTTTCCTCCTGTTGTAAACCGAAAAGTTGTGTCAGATTTAACGAAGTGGATGAAAAATCATCATCAAAAATGA
- a CDS encoding DUF2584 domain-containing protein gives MGMPLELNTLIVTKGRELRVEENLFVLEKEGYRLYPIDIPVEVKKTLDSDTNGTAVIKKVEWQNSLTTITYQLISLNSTN, from the coding sequence ATGGGAATGCCCCTTGAATTAAATACACTAATTGTCACAAAGGGAAGAGAATTGAGGGTGGAGGAAAATTTGTTTGTTTTGGAAAAGGAAGGATACAGACTCTATCCAATTGATATTCCAGTTGAAGTGAAAAAAACGTTAGATAGTGATACGAACGGTACAGCGGTGATAAAAAAAGTAGAGTGGCAAAATTCACTCACCACCATTACGTATCAATTAATATCGTTAAATTCTACAAACTAA